In Chryseobacterium sp. C-71, the genomic window AATCTACAGACGTTGCATCCGGAACCAGTAAAAATGGTGAACCCCAGCCCACACTATCAATATTGTAATTTTCTAAAAGAAACAGATGTTCTTCAGCAGTCCCAACTCCTCCTTGTACCGTAATTTTCATTAAAGGCGGTTCGCTGGGAATATGTTTGTTTTTATTTTGAAGTGACGAGACCATTAAAGTAAAAGCAGACTCAATCAGCTCATGTTTTCTTTGTTTGAATTCTTCTAAAATAGGCCCAAGTAAAAAGCCATCTGAAGCAAACGTATGTCCGCCACAGTTTAATCCTGATTCGATTCTGTATTCACTGACCCACAAACCTTTTTTCGCCAAAAAGTTACCTTGAATCATGGCAGATCTGAAATCGCTGACCTTGATAATGATTTGCTTCTTGAGATAATCGTTACTGTCAGGATAAAAATCCTCAAATTCTTCTATATAACTGTATAATTTAGGATTAAAACCGGCAGAAAGTACCATTGAAGAAGATAATTTACTTTTTGCAAAACCACGCAGAGAGGAGTGAGCATCATTGTAGATATTAGGTAACTGTTCATTTTTGAGAAAATTTTCCTTGTCGACTTTGGTCATAATGTTAACGTCAATGCTGCCAGGAGAAAGGTGTTGGTTTACATAGTTTTTTAAATCTGCCATTTGATCTCCTTTGCTCGAAATAAATTGCTGCAATTGTGCTTTTATTAATGAGGTATTGGGAAGTATGGCAATAAAGTTTTTCAGGGTAGCTATATTGCTTATAAGATCTTCTTTGAAAGCTTGAAATTTATTATTGACAATATCATCTACCATGTTAAGATATGCTGTTATTCTTTCAGAGCGGTAATCATAGGTTTTTGGTGAAATTGCTTTGTATTTTATATTAAACTTCTCACTGTAAAAGCTTCTCATTTTTTCGGTAATCTCATCGTCAATAATAGAAATCACAGATGATATTCCTAAATGAGCCAGACGAATAGGGGTATCGATAGTGTAAGCTAATCCCATCACAGGAATATGGAAGTTGTGTATAGGTTTGATATTCATTTTTTAATAAATAAATTGAAGTTGTTTGTATAGTTTTAAAAAATGCCCTTGTCAGAGTAAACTCATTGAGATAAAAGTGAATAGTTTAGAAATTTTGTAAACTAAGACAAAGGCAATGTTTTAATTATTGGTTTATAAGTTTGACGAAATATACTACTCCCAATTGGCTGCTTTACCTTGAGGTGCTGCACCACCCAAAGCCTCAGTAATTGGTGATTTCTCCTGATTGATGTGATAAATGTAAGCTGCAACTTTCTCTGCATCTCGTCCTGTAATAGTACCATCTTTGATGAATGGCCGCATGGTAGGATTATTGGGCGAGCCATTTTCAAGCATCCAGAATACATTTTTGAAAAGACTTTTTTCTTTAATATTGATCCAATAGGTATCGGTTAGATTGGGACCAATTCCGCCTTTCCCTGAATCTGAATGACACGATACGCAATTGGTTTTGAAAATCTGTTCACCTTCTGCAATGTTATCTGCATTGTATTTTGCGGTTTCTATATCAATTTGCGGTGCTGTTTTTTCATACTCTGCGATTGATGCAAGCATGGTTTTGGTTTCTTTGTCATATTCGGCATCAGGATGAGCATAATCTGTGAATGCAAATGCAATGAGGTAGACGACGCAGAAGACAATTCCGAAATAGAAGAGACCAATCCACCATTTGGGTAAAGAATTATCAAGTTCTGTGATTCCGTCGAAACCGTGGTCGATAAGAAGATCTTTTTCCTCAGTCTGAGATTGTTTTTTGAAGGCAGAGTTCCAAAGTTTCTGAAAATAAGGTGTTGATTTTTCTGTTAAATATTCCTTTTTCTCTTCCTCTGATAATCTGTTGAAATTTTCGTTTTCTACTAAATCTCCAATCGAATTCATGATGAAAAGCAGAATGACAACGATCACAAGCAATGCCCAGAAAAATGGTGAAGTAAAGTAACCGGAATCTGATGCAAACATCTCGAATGCCATAAAGGTAAATCCTAATGTTACTGCAATGTATATTGATATTGGGGTTCTCGTTTTCATTTTAATTAAAATTTTTACGATTATTATTCTACGCTTGCCGTTTTGATGTCGGTTGTTTTGATGTCTGTTCCTAATCTTTGCAAATACGCTATCATAGCGATAATTTCTCGCTGCTCAAGCGGAACGAATTCATTTCCTTTGGAAGTTTTTTCTTTTTCCATTTGATCTTTTACATCAGCCGCTTCAGAATAAATTCGCTTGACAATCGCTGCAGATTGATTGTTTGCCCATTGATCTGCAGAATCGATTTCAGCTTTTGTGTAAGGAATGTCAAAAGTGTTTTTCATCAATTTTATCTTGTCAACCATTTGTGAACGATCCAACTTATTGGTAATCAGCCAAGGGAAACGCGGCATGATAGAGCCAGCTGATGTAATTCTTGGGTTGTACATGTGTTTGAAGTGCCATGAATCAGGATTTCTGTCGCCTTCACGATGCAAATCCGGACCGGTTCTTTTTGATCCCCACAAAAATGGTCTGTCGTAAACAAATTCTCCTGCTTTAGAATACTGTCCGTTTTTACCATCAAATCTTGCTACTTCATCACGGAATGGTCTTATCATTTGAGAGTGGCAAGAATTGCAGCCTTCTCTTATGTATAAATCTCTGCCTTCCAATTCGAGTGGAGTGTAAGGTTTTACCGCTGATATTTGAGGTAAATTACTCTTTACCGTAAGTGTTGGAACGATTTCTACCAATCCACCGATTGCAATGGCAACAAATGCTAATATGGATAGGAGGTGAGGAGTTCTTTCGAGCCAAAGATGTACGCCTTCGCCTTCTTTTCTTGCACTTCCTACATTGGCCAAAGCTGGTGCTTCTGCCGGAACTTCTTTTTGAAATGAACCTGCTTTGATGGTTTTAAAAACATTCATAACCATTAGAATCGCTCCACTCAAATAAAATAATCCGCCTAAAAATCTTAATTTAAAATAAGGAATAATTGCTGTAACGGTATCTAGCCAGTTTTTCCAGAGTAAAGTTCCGTCCGGATTGAATTGTTTCCACATCAGACCTTGTGTAAATCCGGCGATATACATTGGTACGGCGTAGAAAATAATTCCTAATGTTCCCAACCAGAAGTGCAAATTGGCAAGTTTTTTAGACCAAATTTCAGTTCTCCACATGATCGGTACCAAGTAGTAAACCACACCGAATGCCATAAAACCATTCCATCCTAAAGCTCCTAAATGTACATGCCCAATAACCCAGTCTGTATAATGCCCGATTTTGTTTAAAGATTTTGTTGCTAAAAGCGGTCCTTCGAAAGTGGCCATTCCATAACACGTAATTGCCACTACGAAAAATTTAAGAATAGGATTTTCTCTTACTTTATCCCAGGCACCTCTCAAAGTCAATAGTCCATTCAGCATTCCACCCCATGACGGAGCAATCAACATGATTGAAAAACCAGTTCCCACTGCCTGAGCCCATGCTGGTAAAGCTGTATATTGAAGATGGTGAGGTCCCGCCCACAGATAAACGAAGATCAATGACCAAAAGTGAATGATTGATAATTTGTAAGAAAATACAGGTCTGTTGGCAGCTTTTGGCATAAAGTAATACATTAAACCTAAAACTGGTGTTGTTAATACGAATGCCACTGCATTATGACCGTACCACCATTGTACTAGAGCATCTTTTACTCCTGCGTAGGCGGAATAAGATTTCCAGCTTGTGAATGATAATGGAACTTCTAAGTTGTTGAATATGTGAAGCATTGCAACTGCGATCCATGTTGCAATATAAAACCAAATCGCTACATATAAATGACGCACTCTTCTTTTGGCAATCGTTCCAAACATATTGATTCCGAAAATAACCCAAGAGAATGTGATCAAAATGTCAATCGGCCATTCGTGCTCAGCATACTCTTTTGAAGTGTTGATTCCCATTAAAAATGTAATCACAACGGCAATAATCATAATTTGCCAAGACCAGAAATGAATCCATGAAAGCGAATCGCTGTACATTCTGGTTTTCAAAAGTCTCTGCATACTGTAATATGCACCGCAAAAGAAAGAATTACACACAAAAGCAAAAATAACAGCGCTCGTATGAAGCATTCTGATTCTTCCAAAGCCTAAAGCTCCCTGCGAATTAATCAGTCCCTGAATGTTTCCGCTTCTTAAACTTTGGATGGTTGTATCGTCAGTTCCGAATAAAAATTCTGGTAATTCCGGATAAAACAGCATTAAAGCGGCCGTCAATCCCAAAATAAAACCAATAATTCCGAATACGATAGTGGCATAGAGGAATGCCCTGACAATATTATTGTCATAGTGAAATTTTTGCGTCTCCATAATTCCTGTTTGTTGTAAAGAATGATTTTATTTCGTAGAAAACACTTTAAATAAAGGCTTTGCTGAAGTAAAAATAAATATCATGTTACGTGTCTAATGTTTTTTCAAAGGTAATGAGTAACTTTGGAAGAGACTATTAGCTTAGCTTCTAAAATATACCAAAAACTACTAAAGATAAACGGGATGAAAGTGTGTGGACAGAAT contains:
- a CDS encoding cbb3-type cytochrome c oxidase N-terminal domain-containing protein translates to MKTRTPISIYIAVTLGFTFMAFEMFASDSGYFTSPFFWALLVIVVILLFIMNSIGDLVENENFNRLSEEEKKEYLTEKSTPYFQKLWNSAFKKQSQTEEKDLLIDHGFDGITELDNSLPKWWIGLFYFGIVFCVVYLIAFAFTDYAHPDAEYDKETKTMLASIAEYEKTAPQIDIETAKYNADNIAEGEQIFKTNCVSCHSDSGKGGIGPNLTDTYWINIKEKSLFKNVFWMLENGSPNNPTMRPFIKDGTITGRDAEKVAAYIYHINQEKSPITEALGGAAPQGKAANWE
- the ccoN gene encoding cytochrome-c oxidase, cbb3-type subunit I codes for the protein METQKFHYDNNIVRAFLYATIVFGIIGFILGLTAALMLFYPELPEFLFGTDDTTIQSLRSGNIQGLINSQGALGFGRIRMLHTSAVIFAFVCNSFFCGAYYSMQRLLKTRMYSDSLSWIHFWSWQIMIIAVVITFLMGINTSKEYAEHEWPIDILITFSWVIFGINMFGTIAKRRVRHLYVAIWFYIATWIAVAMLHIFNNLEVPLSFTSWKSYSAYAGVKDALVQWWYGHNAVAFVLTTPVLGLMYYFMPKAANRPVFSYKLSIIHFWSLIFVYLWAGPHHLQYTALPAWAQAVGTGFSIMLIAPSWGGMLNGLLTLRGAWDKVRENPILKFFVVAITCYGMATFEGPLLATKSLNKIGHYTDWVIGHVHLGALGWNGFMAFGVVYYLVPIMWRTEIWSKKLANLHFWLGTLGIIFYAVPMYIAGFTQGLMWKQFNPDGTLLWKNWLDTVTAIIPYFKLRFLGGLFYLSGAILMVMNVFKTIKAGSFQKEVPAEAPALANVGSARKEGEGVHLWLERTPHLLSILAFVAIAIGGLVEIVPTLTVKSNLPQISAVKPYTPLELEGRDLYIREGCNSCHSQMIRPFRDEVARFDGKNGQYSKAGEFVYDRPFLWGSKRTGPDLHREGDRNPDSWHFKHMYNPRITSAGSIMPRFPWLITNKLDRSQMVDKIKLMKNTFDIPYTKAEIDSADQWANNQSAAIVKRIYSEAADVKDQMEKEKTSKGNEFVPLEQREIIAMIAYLQRLGTDIKTTDIKTASVE